The genomic segment TCGCGCACGCGCCGCAGGTCTTCGAGGAGCGAGCCGATCAGTATCCAGTGCGACGGATCGGGCGAGAGGGTCTGGATCGGCGCGGTGAGCGCCGGCTCCGGGTCGCTCAGCCGCTCGACGTCACGCGAGGACGGCGCCACGTTCTCCATCACGAGACGCAGGTCGTGGGCGGCTCGACGCAGCTCTTCGGCGATCGACGCCGTCATCGGTTCGGAACGAAGCTCGTCGTCGAAGTGGTCGTTCACGGCGCGGGTCATGCCGAGCACGCGGGTGACGACCGTTCCGAGCATGGTCATCAGCGCGGCATCCGTTTTCAGCACGTCGCGATGAGCGGATCGCCGGGGGTTGAACCGCAGGCTGTCCTCGGCGGTCTCGAGCGTTGCGAGCGCCTTGGTCTGCATCGGCCGGAGCAGCCGGGCCTCCACCAGCAGCAGAGTGCGGAACTTCTCGTCGGTCGGCTTGCTGAGCACCGAGGCGAGCCCGTCCATGATGGCCGCGACCTCGCGGCCGAGGGTCGCGACGGCGTCATGCGCCGGCTGCACGGCCAGCGGCGGCACGATCAGCCAGTTGACGAACACCCCGATGATCGCCCCGATCACGGTCTCGACGATGCGCTCCACCGCGTAGCCGGGCGTCTGCGCGCCCACCGAGAGCACGAGCATCGCGCTGATCGGAATCTGCACGGTCGACGAGGGCGGAAAGCGCAGCGCCCAGCCCACCAGCAACGAGATGACGATGGCGGCCAGGATGAGCCAGCTCGGCGCTCCGAAGACGAGCGCAACGAGATAGGCGACGACCACCCCGACGATGACGCCGATCGACCGCTCGACCGCACGGCTGAACGACTGGTTGACACTCGGCTGCACCACCAGGATGGCGGCGATCGCGCCGAAGATCGGCGGTTCGTCGCTCGCGATGAAGGAGCAGGCGACCCAGGCGATGACGGCGGCGGCCGCGGTCTTCAACACCTGCAGCAGCGGCGTGCGCGCACTGGCCTGGAAGGTGCGCACCGGCACCATCGTGGCCCGCGCCATCGACCGCCAGCGCCCGGTCCCGGTCTGCTGCCGAGGAGGGGGCGAGCTGGCGCCGTCGGTCGTTCCGCCCGAGCTCACGCTTCCACAGTAGTGCGCGCCGCAGCGGGCATCCGGATGCCTGTCAGCACTCCACGACGTTGACCGCCAGACCCCCCAACGCGGTCTCCTTGTACTTGTCGCTCATGTCGCGGCCGGTCTCGCGCATGGTGGCGATCACCTGGTCGAGACTCACGTGATGGCTGCCGTCGCCCCACAGCGCCATCTTCGCCGCATTGATGGCCTTCGACGCCGCAATGGCGTTGCGCTCGATGCACGGGATCTGCACCAGCCCGCCGATCGGATCGCAGGTGAGCCCGAGGTTGTGCTCCATCGCGATCTCGGCCGCGTTCTCGACCTGCTCGGGCGTGCCGCCCATCACCTCGGCGAGCCCCGCGGCCGCCATCGACGACGCCGACCCCACCTCGCCCTGACAGCCCACTTCGGCGCCCGAGATCGAGGCCTGCTCCTTGTAGAGCACCCCGACGGCAGCCGCAGCCAGGAGGAAACGCACGCACACGTCGTCGTCGGAGGTCACGGGCACCGGCACGGTCGCCCCCGGCGGTAGGTGGTGCGGCAGATAGGTGCGCGCGTAGTGCAGCACGGCCGGCACGATTCCGGCGGCGCCGTTCGTGGGAGCGGTCACCACACGACCCCCGGATGCGTTCTCCTCGTTCACCGCGAGCGCCACCAGGTTCACCCACTCCTGCCAGAACTCGGGTGCTCCGTGAGGGTCTTCCACCCGCAGGCGCTCCCGCCACTCCGGCGCCCGGCGCCGCACCGCGAGCCCGCCCGGGAGCACGCCGGTGCGCCCGAGGCTCGTCTCGACGCACTCGTCCATCACGTCGCGGATGGCCAGCAACCGGGCCCGCACCCCGGCTGCCGCATCGTCGGCTGCCGTGTCGCCCGCCGCGGCATCGCCACCTCCGGCCAGTGCCACCTCGTTGGCCAGCATGACGCCGGCGAAGCTGAGTCCGCTCGCGCGGCAGTGCCCGAGCAGCTCGCCCGCCGTTCGGAACGGAAAGGGTACTGCGGTGGGGGCAACACCAAGGGCGCCCCCAGCGCCGCCAGCGCCCCCATCCTGCTCCCGCTCCACGAACCCCCCGCCCACCGAGTAGTACGTCTCCTCGACCAGCACCGCACCGTCACCGCCGAAGGCCGTCAGCCGCACCGCGTTGGTGTGCTGAGGCAGCACGGTGAGCGGTCGCATCACGACGTCGGCTTCGCACAACGGGATCGGCCGGCGCCCACCGAGCAGAGTCGTCGACGTCGTTGCGATCCGCGCTCGTCCTTCGTCCATCTGCGCGGGTGTCACGGTCTCGGGCCGCAGTCCCTCGAGACCGAGCAACACGGCCGACGGCGTTCCGTGCCCCACACCCGTTGCCGCCAGCGAACCGAACAGGTCGACCCGCACCCCCTCGACGCGGTCGAGCACGCCTCCCTCGACGAGGGAGCTCGTGAACGAGGCCGCGGCGCGCATGGGGCCGACCGTGTGCGAACTGGACGGGCCGATGCCCACCGAGAAGAGGTCGAAGATGCTGAGTGTCATGGGACTCCATTCGCCCGCGGCGCGCTGTTGCGCCGACGGTGTCCCTCTCCGCTCTGTACCTGACCTGAGAGATTTCGCGGTAATCGCCGCTTGCCCCATCGGTGGAACCACACGCAACGGGTGCGCCGCGGTGATTCGCTCTCCAGAGTCGCCCAACTGCAGCGGTGCATGGGCCTGAGAGTTTCCCGGAGAGGAATTGCTCCTACGGCGCCGACCGATGGCTCTCGGACGGACTCTCCCGCTGCTGTTCGAAGGCTTGTTCAATTGCATACTGCCAGTTGACTGAACCAGAACCTATCAGACGGGCCTCAGGAGATCGAGGTCGTCTTTCCTGCGGTCTCGACCCGCGCATCCGGAACGCGCACCCGGTGCTCGCCGAACACCCACACCCGGTAGAGCACGAAGCGGAAGATCGCGCCGAGCACGAGCCCGATGACATTGCCCGAGATGTTGTCGGCCAGGAGCGAGGTGTAGTGCAACACGTAGTGCGAGAACCAGAGGCAGGCCAGACCGATGCCCATGCCCATGATGCTCACGGCGAAGAACTCGATGCTCTCGCGCAGCATGTCGGCGCGGCGGCGTTCTTTGAACGTCCAGTACCGGTTGCCCAGCCAGTTCACGAGGATGGCCAGGCCGGTCGAGATCAGCTTCGCGATCACCGGCCCCTCGTGCATGTGCGCCGGGTCCATGACCGTCGTGCGCAGGAGGTTGAAGACCCCGACATCCACGATGAAGCCGAGCCCGCCGACCAGGCCGAATCGGATGAATTCGACAGCGAGCAGACGAAAGCGCGACCTCGTTGCGGGGGCACTGGTCATGAAGGAATACCGTTTCTGACGTACGAAACCAGAGATAAGAACTTTTCGTATCTTCCAAGAGAATGCTGAGCGTAACTGGGGAAAATGAACAGGAAGCATCGATACGCTTTCGAGCGCCGTCAGACTTGGCAGCACCTGACCGATTGAGGAAACTATGGCGAAAACTGTCGTGGTGATACCGACTTATGACGAGATCGGCTCGATCGCCGGCGTCACGCAGCGGGTTCTCGCCGCAGAGGCCGGCACCGAGGTGCTGATCGTCGATGACAACTCGCCCGACGGCACCGGTCAGCTGGCCGACGACTTGGCCGCCGACGACGCCCGCATCCACGTGATGCACCGCACCGAGAAGAACGGTCTGGGCGCCGCGTACGCCGCCGGCTTCCGCTGGGCGCTGCAGCGCGACTACGACTTCGTGGTGGAGATGGATGCCGACGGGTCGCATCAGCCCGAAGAGCTGCCGCGCCTCACCGCACTGCTCCGCAACGGCGCCGACATGGCTATCGGAACCCGCTGGATCCCGGGCGGTGTCATCAAGAACTGGCCCGCCTACCGCAAGCTCATCTCCCGCTCGGGCACCGCCTACGCCCGCATCCTGCTGCAGTCGAAGCTGCACGACCTCACCAGCGGCTACCGCGGTTTTCGCGCCGACTCGTTGCGGGCGATCGACTTCAGCACGGTCAACTCGCAGGGCTACTGCTTCCAGATCGAGCTGGCGTGGATGTTCGAGCGCTCGGGCGGCACCATCGGCGAATTCCCCATCACGTTCGTCGAGCGTGAAGAGGGCGTGTCGAAGATGTCGACCGGCATCGTGGTCGAAGCACTGGCCAAGGTCACGTCGTGGGGGCTGGCGAGCAGGATCGGGCGCGCACCCGAACCGCTCAGCCTTCCCGCCGCCCGAAGCACGCCCTGACAAGGGCGGGGAATACTTCTCACCCCAAAGCGTTGGGGTATAACTAGATACAAGAAACGTGCTCCGGGGTCAGTGAGATTCTGAACCGGCGGTCATAGTCCGCGAGCCGAAGCCTTGCTGTTCGCAGTCGGGTGACGGTTGATCTGGTGGAATTCCAGAACCGACGGTAATGGCAGTGCCGCAAGGCCTGTCCAAGTCCGGATGGGAGGATGCACGGACGGTTTTCGCGATGGCGGAGCCGTTGGCACTTTCGAGCGCATCCCCGGAGCCGCGTCAGCAGACGAGGACCGGATGAACGCGAGCATGACCGAGAACGACGCGATGAACCGCGCCCTCGCCCTCGCGCTCCGCGGCCCCCGGCACGGGGTGAACCCGCAAGTCGGCTGCGTGCTGCTCTCCTCGGAGGGTGAGGTGCTCGCCGAAGGCTGGCACCGCGGCGCGGGAACCGCTCACGCGGAGGTCGCCGCTCTCTCGGCACTGGCCGATCCCGAACTCGCGCGCGGCGCCACCGCGGTCGTGACTCTCGAGCCCTGCAACCATCTCGGTCGCACCGGGCCGTGCAGCGTCGCGCTGATCGAAGCCGGTGTTGCCCGCGTCGTGTACGCGGTCGCCGACCCGGGCGAGCGGTCCAGCGGCGGCGCCGAACGGATGCGTGACGCCGGCCTCGAGGTCGAGCAAGGCCTCGGCGCCGAGTCGGTCGAGGAGGCCATCCGGCCCTGGCTCACGGCCGTGCGCCAGCACCGACCCTTCGTGACCGTCAAGTGGGCGTCGAGCCTCGACGGCCGGGCTGCGGCAGCCGACGGAACGAGCCAGTGGATCACCGGCCCCGCCGCACGCGCCGACGTCCATCGCCGGCGCGCGGATGCCGACGCCGTCGCGGTGGGAACCGGCACCGTGCTCGCCGACGACCCGGCTCTCACGGCGCGCGACGGCGATGACCTCCTCCCCCACCAGCCGGCCCCCGTGGTGATCGGCCGCCGACCGGTGCCTTCGTCGGCACGGGTGCACGCGCATCCGGAAGCCCTCCGCCGCTTCGCCACGCACGACCTGGCCGCGGTGCTCGACGAGCTCTATGCGGGCGAGGTGCGCTCCGTCTTCGTGGAGGGCGGGCCGACCCTCGCCAGCGCCTTCCTCGCCGCCGGCCTCGCCGACGAGGTGCTGGTCTACCTCGCGCCGACCCTCCTCGGCGGACCACGCACCGCACTCACCGACCTCGGAGTCGGAACCATCGGCGAGCAGCTCACGCTCGCCGTCACGGATGTCACACGACTGGGCGACGACATCAGGATCGTCGCACGACCGGACGACTCGTCGTCCACGAAGGAGTAGCCCGGTGTTCACGGGAATCATCGAAGAACTCGGCGAGGTGCTCGCCCTCGAGCGCACCTCCGACGCCGCCGTCATCACGGTGCGCGGCCCACTCGCCGTGAGCGACGCCGGGCACGGCGACTCGATCTCGGTCTCGGGTGTCTGCCTCACGGTCATCGACCAGACCGCCGACAGCTTCACCGCCGACGTGATGGCCCAGACCCTCGCGATGTCGACCATCGGCGGCCTGTCTGTCGGCGACCGGGTGAACCTCGAGCGCGCCGCCCAGGTGGGCGACCGGCTCGGCGGCCACATCGTGCAAGGCCACGTCGACGGCACCGGCGAGGTGCTCAGCGTGGCACCCGGCGAAGCCTGGAGCGTTCTGCGCTTCTCGATCGACGCATCCCTCGCCCCCCTCGTCGTCGACAAGGGTTCGATCTCGGTCTCCGGAGTCTCGCTGACCGTCTCGAACATCGGCGACGAAGCGGATGGCTCGCACTGGTTCGAGGTCTCGCTCATTCCCGAGACGTTGTCCGCCACCAC from the Herbiconiux aconitum genome contains:
- a CDS encoding FUSC family protein, whose protein sequence is MSSGGTTDGASSPPPRQQTGTGRWRSMARATMVPVRTFQASARTPLLQVLKTAAAAVIAWVACSFIASDEPPIFGAIAAILVVQPSVNQSFSRAVERSIGVIVGVVVAYLVALVFGAPSWLILAAIVISLLVGWALRFPPSSTVQIPISAMLVLSVGAQTPGYAVERIVETVIGAIIGVFVNWLIVPPLAVQPAHDAVATLGREVAAIMDGLASVLSKPTDEKFRTLLLVEARLLRPMQTKALATLETAEDSLRFNPRRSAHRDVLKTDAALMTMLGTVVTRVLGMTRAVNDHFDDELRSEPMTASIAEELRRAAHDLRLVMENVAPSSRDVERLSDPEPALTAPIQTLSPDPSHWILIGSLLEDLRRVREEILGAVDDLH
- a CDS encoding L-serine ammonia-lyase is translated as MTLSIFDLFSVGIGPSSSHTVGPMRAAASFTSSLVEGGVLDRVEGVRVDLFGSLAATGVGHGTPSAVLLGLEGLRPETVTPAQMDEGRARIATTSTTLLGGRRPIPLCEADVVMRPLTVLPQHTNAVRLTAFGGDGAVLVEETYYSVGGGFVEREQDGGAGGAGGALGVAPTAVPFPFRTAGELLGHCRASGLSFAGVMLANEVALAGGGDAAAGDTAADDAAAGVRARLLAIRDVMDECVETSLGRTGVLPGGLAVRRRAPEWRERLRVEDPHGAPEFWQEWVNLVALAVNEENASGGRVVTAPTNGAAGIVPAVLHYARTYLPHHLPPGATVPVPVTSDDDVCVRFLLAAAAVGVLYKEQASISGAEVGCQGEVGSASSMAAAGLAEVMGGTPEQVENAAEIAMEHNLGLTCDPIGGLVQIPCIERNAIAASKAINAAKMALWGDGSHHVSLDQVIATMRETGRDMSDKYKETALGGLAVNVVEC
- a CDS encoding GtrA family protein, with product MTSAPATRSRFRLLAVEFIRFGLVGGLGFIVDVGVFNLLRTTVMDPAHMHEGPVIAKLISTGLAILVNWLGNRYWTFKERRRADMLRESIEFFAVSIMGMGIGLACLWFSHYVLHYTSLLADNISGNVIGLVLGAIFRFVLYRVWVFGEHRVRVPDARVETAGKTTSIS
- a CDS encoding polyprenol monophosphomannose synthase; the encoded protein is MIPTYDEIGSIAGVTQRVLAAEAGTEVLIVDDNSPDGTGQLADDLAADDARIHVMHRTEKNGLGAAYAAGFRWALQRDYDFVVEMDADGSHQPEELPRLTALLRNGADMAIGTRWIPGGVIKNWPAYRKLISRSGTAYARILLQSKLHDLTSGYRGFRADSLRAIDFSTVNSQGYCFQIELAWMFERSGGTIGEFPITFVEREEGVSKMSTGIVVEALAKVTSWGLASRIGRAPEPLSLPAARSTP
- the ribD gene encoding bifunctional diaminohydroxyphosphoribosylaminopyrimidine deaminase/5-amino-6-(5-phosphoribosylamino)uracil reductase RibD, translating into MNASMTENDAMNRALALALRGPRHGVNPQVGCVLLSSEGEVLAEGWHRGAGTAHAEVAALSALADPELARGATAVVTLEPCNHLGRTGPCSVALIEAGVARVVYAVADPGERSSGGAERMRDAGLEVEQGLGAESVEEAIRPWLTAVRQHRPFVTVKWASSLDGRAAAADGTSQWITGPAARADVHRRRADADAVAVGTGTVLADDPALTARDGDDLLPHQPAPVVIGRRPVPSSARVHAHPEALRRFATHDLAAVLDELYAGEVRSVFVEGGPTLASAFLAAGLADEVLVYLAPTLLGGPRTALTDLGVGTIGEQLTLAVTDVTRLGDDIRIVARPDDSSSTKE
- a CDS encoding riboflavin synthase produces the protein MFTGIIEELGEVLALERTSDAAVITVRGPLAVSDAGHGDSISVSGVCLTVIDQTADSFTADVMAQTLAMSTIGGLSVGDRVNLERAAQVGDRLGGHIVQGHVDGTGEVLSVAPGEAWSVLRFSIDASLAPLVVDKGSISVSGVSLTVSNIGDEADGSHWFEVSLIPETLSATTLGALSVGDRVNLETDILARHVQRLVSFERSNS